A stretch of Mycobacterium sp. ITM-2016-00316 DNA encodes these proteins:
- a CDS encoding MFS transporter: MTITDSPPPDQTAADRSTVRTALLASLVGTTIEWYDFFLYATAASLVFNTAFFPDQSSFVGTLLAFATFAVGFLVRPIGGFVFGHIGDRIGRKRTLALTMFLMGGATALMGLLPTAAQIGVAAPILLLLLRIVQGFALGGEWAGAVLLAVEHSTPQRRGFAGSIPQVGLALGLALGTGVFALLQTVMSAEAFLSHGWRIAFLFSIVLVVFGVVVRLKAAETPAFEKLKADDNVASTPLRELFGGPSLRPTLLGMLSRWGEGAAFNTWGVFAIAYATSATGPLHLDKVDVLIVVTAAALLMAALLPVSGLLADRFGPQRVYATGIAAYAVAVFPVFALFDTGSLTAFAIGIVIVFGVIHAWFYGAQGTLYASLFPTRIRYTGLSTVYQLSGVYSSGLTPLILTTLIALGGDAPWLACGYLVATAIISVVATLLLKPADLADL, encoded by the coding sequence GTGACCATCACCGACAGCCCGCCGCCTGACCAGACCGCCGCGGATCGTTCCACCGTCCGCACGGCGCTGCTGGCCAGCCTGGTCGGCACCACCATCGAGTGGTACGACTTCTTCCTCTACGCCACCGCGGCCAGCCTGGTGTTCAACACCGCGTTCTTCCCCGACCAGAGCTCCTTCGTCGGCACGCTGCTGGCCTTCGCCACCTTCGCCGTCGGATTCCTGGTGCGGCCCATCGGCGGATTCGTCTTCGGGCACATCGGCGACCGCATCGGACGCAAACGCACCCTCGCGCTGACGATGTTCCTGATGGGTGGCGCCACCGCGCTCATGGGGCTGCTGCCCACCGCCGCCCAGATCGGTGTCGCCGCACCGATCCTGTTGCTGCTGCTGCGCATCGTGCAGGGCTTCGCACTCGGCGGTGAGTGGGCCGGCGCGGTGCTGCTCGCGGTCGAGCACAGCACGCCGCAACGGCGCGGTTTCGCCGGCAGCATCCCGCAGGTCGGGCTGGCGCTCGGTCTGGCGCTGGGGACCGGCGTCTTCGCCCTGCTACAGACGGTGATGTCGGCCGAGGCATTCCTGTCCCATGGCTGGCGCATCGCCTTCCTGTTCAGCATCGTGCTGGTGGTGTTCGGCGTCGTGGTGCGACTCAAGGCCGCCGAGACCCCGGCCTTCGAGAAGCTCAAAGCCGACGACAACGTGGCGTCGACGCCGCTGCGGGAGCTGTTCGGTGGTCCGTCGCTGCGTCCCACGCTGCTGGGCATGCTGAGCCGCTGGGGCGAGGGCGCGGCGTTCAACACCTGGGGCGTGTTCGCCATCGCCTACGCCACCAGCGCGACCGGCCCGCTGCACCTGGACAAGGTCGACGTGCTGATCGTGGTGACCGCGGCCGCCCTGCTGATGGCGGCGCTGCTGCCCGTGTCGGGCCTGCTCGCCGACCGCTTCGGACCCCAACGCGTCTACGCGACCGGTATCGCCGCCTACGCGGTGGCGGTGTTCCCGGTGTTCGCGCTGTTCGACACCGGGAGTCTGACGGCGTTCGCGATCGGCATCGTCATCGTGTTCGGCGTCATCCACGCCTGGTTCTACGGCGCGCAGGGCACGCTGTACGCCTCGCTGTTCCCGACCCGGATCCGTTACACCGGCCTGTCCACGGTCTATCAGCTCTCCGGCGTCTACTCCTCGGGGCTGACCCCGCTGATCCTGACCACACTGATCGCGCTCGGCGGTGACGCACCGTGGTTGGCCTGCGGCTACCTGGTGGCCACGGCGATCATCAGCGTGGTGGCGACGCTGCTGCTCAAGCCCGCGGACCTCGCCGACTTGTAG
- a CDS encoding class I SAM-dependent methyltransferase, with protein sequence MPRGGPDASCLDRLLQTDRTEYLDRTDVDPAVKRSVVDALEWTGRVFGNHRQFGHLVLDEIADVPDPKVLELGAGHGALSAVILEGHPTAHVTVTDVEPDSVAAMAAGELGSHPRALVREMDASAVDAPDGHFALAVFALSFHHLPPATAAAVLAEGTRVADKLLIIDLPRPPAPLHLLRLATMLPLAPFIPLVHDGVISSLRSYSPSALRALAEYAGVDIELRGGLLSPQIAVAVRR encoded by the coding sequence ATGCCCCGCGGTGGCCCCGATGCGTCCTGTCTGGACCGGCTGCTGCAGACCGACCGGACCGAGTATCTGGATCGCACCGATGTCGATCCCGCGGTCAAGCGCAGCGTGGTGGATGCGCTGGAGTGGACCGGCCGGGTGTTCGGCAACCACCGGCAGTTCGGACACCTGGTGCTCGACGAGATCGCCGACGTACCGGACCCGAAGGTGCTCGAACTGGGCGCCGGTCACGGGGCACTGTCGGCGGTCATTCTCGAAGGACACCCCACCGCCCACGTCACGGTGACCGATGTCGAGCCGGACTCGGTCGCCGCGATGGCCGCCGGTGAACTCGGCAGCCATCCGCGCGCCCTGGTGCGGGAGATGGACGCCTCCGCCGTCGACGCACCCGACGGCCATTTCGCGCTGGCGGTCTTCGCCCTGTCCTTTCATCACCTGCCGCCCGCGACGGCCGCCGCGGTGCTCGCCGAGGGCACCCGCGTCGCGGACAAGCTGCTGATCATCGACCTGCCCCGACCACCGGCACCGTTGCATCTGCTACGGCTGGCCACGATGCTGCCACTGGCCCCGTTCATCCCGCTCGTGCACGACGGTGTGATCAGTTCGCTGCGCAGCTACAGTCCGTCGGCGTTGCGCGCACTGGCCGAGTACGCCGGTGTCGACATCGAATTACGGGGCGGTCTGCTCAGTCCACAGATCGCGGTGGCCGTTCGACGCTAG
- a CDS encoding glutamate--cysteine ligase has protein sequence MGEEVSRTEFSRAQRREYRRKVQLCLDVFETMLSQSSFEFDRPLTGMEIECNLVDADYQPALRNQEVLASIADPAYQTELGAYNIEFNVPPRPLPGQSALELEAEVRASLNAAEAKATEDGAHIVMIGILPTLMPEHLESGWMSQSTRYQALNDSIFTARGEDIDIDITGPERLSLQSADIAPESACTSMQLHLQVSPAEFAQNWNAAQVLAGPQLALGANSPYFFGHELWAETRIELFGQATDTRPDELKTQGVRPRVWFGERWITSIFDLFEENVRYFPALLPEISEEDPVAELAAGRTPQLSELRLHNGTIYRWNRPVYDVVNGKPHLRVENRVLPAGPTVLDMLANSAFYYGTLRALTDEDRPLWSKMSFAAAQHNFFASARHGMDARLYWPGLGEVTADELVLRELLPLAHDGLRRWGVATDVRERFLGVIEARAKTGRNGAAWQTATVRALQERGLARPAALAEMLRIYCEHMHTNAPVHTWETPTA, from the coding sequence GTGGGCGAAGAGGTTTCCCGCACGGAATTCAGCCGCGCACAGCGTCGCGAATACCGGCGCAAGGTCCAGCTGTGCCTGGACGTGTTCGAGACGATGCTGTCCCAGTCCAGTTTCGAGTTCGACCGGCCGCTCACCGGCATGGAGATCGAATGCAACCTGGTCGATGCCGACTACCAGCCGGCGCTGCGCAATCAGGAGGTGCTGGCCTCCATCGCCGACCCGGCCTACCAGACCGAACTGGGGGCCTACAACATCGAATTCAATGTTCCGCCCCGCCCTCTTCCCGGGCAGTCCGCGCTGGAACTGGAGGCCGAGGTACGGGCCAGCCTGAACGCCGCCGAGGCCAAGGCGACCGAGGACGGCGCGCACATCGTCATGATCGGGATCCTGCCCACGCTCATGCCCGAGCATCTGGAGTCGGGGTGGATGAGCCAGTCGACCCGCTACCAGGCGCTCAACGACTCGATCTTCACCGCGCGCGGCGAGGATATCGACATCGACATCACCGGGCCCGAGCGCCTGTCGCTGCAGTCGGCCGATATCGCACCCGAATCGGCTTGCACCAGTATGCAACTGCATCTTCAGGTGTCGCCGGCGGAGTTCGCGCAGAACTGGAATGCCGCGCAGGTGCTGGCCGGCCCGCAACTCGCCCTGGGCGCCAACTCGCCGTACTTCTTCGGCCACGAGCTGTGGGCCGAGACCCGCATCGAACTGTTCGGTCAGGCCACCGACACCCGGCCCGACGAACTCAAGACCCAGGGTGTGCGCCCACGCGTCTGGTTCGGTGAACGATGGATCACCTCGATCTTCGATCTGTTCGAGGAGAACGTCCGCTACTTCCCGGCACTGCTGCCGGAGATCTCCGAGGAGGACCCGGTCGCCGAGCTCGCGGCCGGGCGCACCCCGCAACTCTCGGAGTTGCGTCTGCACAACGGCACCATCTACCGGTGGAACCGACCTGTCTACGACGTGGTGAACGGCAAACCGCACCTGCGGGTCGAGAACCGGGTGCTGCCCGCCGGACCCACGGTACTCGACATGCTGGCCAACTCGGCGTTCTACTACGGCACCCTGCGGGCCCTCACCGACGAGGACCGCCCTCTGTGGAGCAAGATGAGTTTCGCTGCGGCACAGCATAATTTCTTCGCATCGGCGCGGCACGGAATGGACGCCCGGCTGTATTGGCCCGGCCTGGGCGAGGTGACGGCCGACGAACTCGTGTTGCGGGAGCTGCTGCCGCTGGCCCATGACGGGCTACGACGCTGGGGCGTCGCAACGGATGTGCGGGAACGCTTCCTCGGGGTCATCGAAGCACGCGCCAAGACCGGTCGCAACGGAGCAGCGTGGCAGACCGCCACCGTGCGTGCGCTGCAGGAACGTGGTCTGGCGCGGCCCGCGGCGCTGGCGGAGATGCTGCGCATCTACTGCGAGCACATGCACACCAATGCACCGGTACACACGTGGGAGACACCCACCGCGTGA
- a CDS encoding class I SAM-dependent methyltransferase, with protein sequence MASEVLDWDSAYRHDSELQGPPPWSIGEPQPELAALISAGKVRSDVLDAGCGHAELSLSLASDGYTVVGLDISPTAIAVANRAAQQRNLRFASFAQADITSFTGYDGRFHTVIDSTLFHSLPVDGRHNYLHAVQRAAAPGANYYVLVFAKGAFPAEVQTKPNEVDEYELRDIVAAHWTVDDIRPAFIHANMPSGPGAPFDMPPHDHDDKGRMKLPAFLLTAHK encoded by the coding sequence ATGGCATCTGAGGTACTGGACTGGGACAGCGCATACCGCCACGACAGCGAGCTCCAGGGACCACCGCCGTGGAGCATCGGTGAACCGCAACCCGAACTGGCAGCGCTGATCTCGGCGGGCAAGGTGCGTAGCGACGTCCTGGACGCCGGCTGCGGGCATGCCGAGCTCTCACTGTCACTGGCATCAGACGGCTACACCGTGGTGGGCCTGGATATTTCGCCGACCGCGATCGCCGTGGCGAATCGTGCAGCACAGCAACGCAACCTGCGCTTCGCCAGCTTCGCCCAGGCCGATATCACCTCCTTCACCGGCTACGACGGTCGATTCCACACCGTCATCGATTCGACGTTGTTCCATTCGCTGCCCGTCGACGGCAGGCACAACTATCTGCACGCCGTGCAGCGCGCCGCGGCCCCGGGCGCGAACTACTACGTGCTGGTGTTCGCCAAGGGGGCGTTCCCCGCCGAGGTGCAGACCAAGCCCAACGAGGTCGACGAGTACGAACTGCGCGATATCGTGGCGGCGCACTGGACCGTGGACGACATCCGGCCGGCGTTCATCCATGCCAACATGCCATCAGGGCCGGGGGCGCCGTTCGACATGCCCCCGCATGACCACGACGACAAGGGCCGGATGAAGCTGCCGGCCTTCCTACTGACCGCGCACAAGTAA
- the mftM gene encoding mycofactocin oligosaccharide methyltransferase MftM, whose translation MSITSVRPAEVDPLSPVPDGVWRGSGVRVRRRAGTRREHPDRPRFCADRRGGVLTVEHDLTPDELSDTLAVLLTEQLDGILLGRQDFESVFTGVVRTTVPGGIAAWSRFYRNSLDALESGQTAFATIHRRAAGLVTGPWLLDLGSCFGFFALRMSRLGYEVTATDLSAPTMDLLARVSSRLDRPLRTIACDAAQVPRADGAADTVTALHLLEHLDPDTGHAVLAEALRLARRRVVVAVPFEDEPQACYGHVRTFDLATLRDLGARFTGVRARVFEHHGGWLVLDRI comes from the coding sequence ATGAGCATTACTTCCGTCCGGCCGGCCGAGGTCGACCCGTTGAGCCCGGTGCCCGATGGCGTGTGGCGCGGGAGCGGTGTACGGGTGCGGCGACGGGCCGGTACCCGGAGGGAGCATCCCGACAGGCCACGGTTCTGTGCCGACCGCCGCGGCGGCGTCCTCACCGTCGAACACGACCTCACCCCCGATGAACTGTCCGACACCCTGGCGGTTCTGCTGACCGAACAACTGGACGGAATTCTGCTGGGCCGCCAAGATTTCGAGTCGGTGTTCACCGGGGTCGTGCGCACCACCGTGCCGGGCGGGATCGCCGCGTGGTCACGGTTCTACCGTAATTCGCTGGATGCGCTGGAATCCGGGCAGACCGCCTTCGCGACGATCCACCGGCGGGCAGCCGGCCTGGTGACCGGGCCGTGGCTCCTGGACCTCGGATCATGCTTCGGTTTCTTCGCACTGCGGATGAGCCGGCTGGGCTACGAGGTGACGGCAACCGATCTGAGCGCACCGACGATGGATCTGCTTGCGCGCGTGAGCTCTCGATTGGACCGGCCGCTGCGCACCATCGCCTGCGACGCCGCGCAGGTTCCGCGTGCCGACGGCGCGGCCGATACCGTCACCGCGCTGCATCTGCTGGAGCACCTCGATCCCGACACCGGCCACGCGGTGCTGGCCGAAGCGTTGCGGCTGGCGCGTCGCCGCGTGGTGGTGGCGGTGCCGTTCGAGGATGAACCGCAGGCCTGCTACGGGCACGTCCGCACCTTCGACTTGGCGACGTTGCGCGATCTGGGTGCGCGGTTCACCGGTGTGCGCGCCAGGGTCTTCGAACATCACGGCGGCTGGCTGGTACTGGACCGGATCTAG
- a CDS encoding MadR family response regulator transcription factor: MTIQLALVDDHAILRQGLRSLLEREDDLVVVGEASTEPEAEAMVSAVRPDVVLLDLKLSAGSDFEGLSLCTKLSAAYPALGLLVLTTFLDEDLVVRAVHAGARGYVVKDVDTTELVRAIRAISAGESAFDSRSAAAVVRSLNGRTEHREQLTDRELEVLRLLATGLSNSKIGEKLFISATTAKFHVSNIMRKLQVSRRAEAVYAASKRGLI, encoded by the coding sequence ATGACCATTCAGTTGGCACTGGTCGACGATCACGCCATCCTGCGGCAGGGGCTGCGGTCACTGCTGGAGCGAGAGGACGATCTGGTGGTCGTCGGAGAGGCCTCGACTGAGCCGGAGGCCGAGGCCATGGTGTCGGCGGTGCGGCCGGACGTCGTGCTGCTCGACCTGAAACTCTCGGCGGGTTCGGATTTCGAGGGTTTGTCGTTGTGCACGAAGCTTTCCGCCGCGTACCCCGCCCTGGGACTGCTGGTGCTGACGACCTTCCTGGACGAGGACCTGGTGGTGCGCGCCGTGCACGCCGGGGCCAGGGGGTATGTGGTCAAGGACGTCGACACCACCGAACTGGTCCGGGCGATCCGTGCCATCTCGGCGGGGGAGAGCGCCTTCGATTCACGCAGCGCCGCGGCGGTTGTGCGCTCGCTCAATGGTCGCACCGAACACCGTGAACAGCTCACCGACCGTGAGTTGGAAGTGCTGCGGTTACTGGCAACCGGGCTGTCCAACAGCAAGATCGGCGAGAAGTTGTTCATCTCCGCCACCACCGCGAAGTTCCACGTCAGCAACATCATGCGCAAGCTCCAGGTGAGCCGGCGCGCCGAGGCGGTATACGCGGCCAGCAAGCGCGGGCTGATCTAG
- a CDS encoding MadS family sensor histidine kinase: MRAQPDLERLTGVRSGKPTFYPEFRVAAQRTERVIAALDAISRALVQTVNGPEKLVRAAAEAARVHLGAEWVLLALADGALPEARPRHLILDADGNPYSFEGLSGAKHPVPHLPDVVLNRLNDILRGQLAQFRLPVIEPHHAHVPIELDGGVIGAFAAWTPSHRTLDGTDETVMRILSSQTAVALHNCELFQRSQALLAQSEAHNAQLLATQRELGAAQRHQVLDNERHRIARELHDSVTQTVLSAGMQIEVCRSEIRSHAGNSDLADRLDMAKTLTRSATEQLRSAIYALNHPEDAGRSSLPELLAQLATVHMPEDLRVTLKVEGAVAELPSAVEHALLRVAGEALFNAAMHGKGSRAILRLQYRAQAVTLSIADDGCGDPEKLRLMLRMADVTDVDGHHRGLANMLARCREHGGSLAVQRSRIGGVRLVATIPREKSSR, translated from the coding sequence GTGAGGGCCCAGCCGGATCTGGAGCGGTTGACCGGAGTGCGCTCCGGCAAGCCGACGTTCTACCCGGAGTTCCGGGTCGCCGCACAGCGCACCGAACGCGTCATCGCCGCCCTCGACGCCATTTCGCGTGCCCTGGTGCAGACGGTGAACGGGCCGGAGAAGCTGGTCCGGGCGGCCGCCGAGGCTGCCCGGGTCCATCTCGGCGCCGAATGGGTGCTGCTCGCGTTGGCCGACGGTGCGTTGCCCGAGGCCCGCCCACGCCACCTCATCCTCGACGCCGACGGCAACCCGTATTCATTCGAAGGGCTCTCCGGGGCAAAGCATCCGGTTCCGCACCTGCCCGACGTGGTGCTCAACAGGCTCAACGACATCCTGCGCGGGCAGCTTGCCCAGTTTCGGCTGCCGGTGATCGAACCGCACCACGCCCATGTGCCCATCGAACTCGACGGCGGCGTGATCGGCGCCTTCGCGGCATGGACGCCCAGTCACCGCACGTTGGACGGCACTGACGAGACGGTGATGCGGATCCTGTCCAGCCAGACCGCCGTCGCGCTGCACAACTGCGAGCTGTTCCAGCGCTCGCAGGCGTTGCTGGCCCAGTCCGAGGCGCACAACGCCCAGCTGCTGGCCACCCAACGCGAGCTCGGCGCCGCCCAACGCCATCAGGTGCTCGACAACGAGCGGCATCGCATCGCCCGTGAGCTGCACGACAGCGTCACTCAGACGGTGTTGTCGGCAGGTATGCAGATCGAGGTGTGCCGCAGCGAGATCCGCTCTCACGCCGGCAACTCCGATCTCGCCGACCGCCTGGACATGGCCAAGACGCTGACCCGATCGGCGACCGAGCAGCTGCGCTCGGCGATCTATGCGCTCAACCATCCCGAGGACGCAGGCCGGTCCAGCCTTCCGGAACTGCTGGCGCAGTTGGCCACCGTCCATATGCCCGAGGATCTGCGGGTGACCCTGAAAGTCGAAGGGGCCGTGGCGGAATTACCCAGTGCCGTCGAGCACGCGCTGCTGCGGGTGGCCGGCGAGGCCCTGTTCAACGCGGCGATGCACGGCAAGGGCAGCCGGGCGATCCTGCGCTTGCAGTACCGGGCACAGGCGGTCACCTTGTCCATCGCCGACGATGGCTGCGGTGATCCGGAGAAGCTGCGCCTGATGCTGCGGATGGCCGATGTCACCGATGTCGACGGGCACCACCGCGGCCTGGCCAATATGCTCGCCCGCTGTCGTGAACACGGCGGATCGCTTGCGGTGCAGCGCTCCCGAATCGGCGGGGTGCGGCTGGTCGCGACCATTCCCAGGGAAAAGAGTTCACGATGA
- a CDS encoding iron-containing alcohol dehydrogenase, which yields MAEAAHAALRLGGQRPLLVTDPGLIEAGWVDELVDHLRDQGVQAQVWSALTPNPKDHEITAGHEFYRSRGCDVLIALGGGSVIDAAKGIAILAANGGDILDYAGVDKATMPIPPLVVLPSTSGTGADVSQFCIVTDTTRNTKITILGRALVPDITVIDPRLLTTMPEWLNAATGLDALTHGIEAFVSLGHNQLTDHHALRAVVMVTENLVTTIEQPREMSARVLMAQAALEAGLAFTNAILGAAHAMSHQVGGLLDLPHGVINGVLLPHVVRFNAEADPAPFAVIAANLGIADTRAPELESALALADHLQQLAQKVGVPRGLADLGVHDTDVPVLARNAMADACITTNPRAADEAQLQALFRAAL from the coding sequence ATGGCCGAGGCGGCGCACGCCGCGCTCCGGCTCGGCGGCCAGCGTCCGCTCCTGGTCACCGATCCCGGCCTGATCGAGGCCGGTTGGGTGGACGAGCTCGTCGACCATCTGCGCGACCAGGGCGTCCAGGCCCAGGTGTGGAGCGCGCTCACCCCCAACCCCAAGGACCACGAGATCACCGCCGGACACGAGTTCTACCGGTCCCGCGGCTGCGATGTGCTGATCGCGCTGGGTGGCGGCTCGGTGATCGACGCCGCCAAGGGCATCGCGATCCTGGCCGCCAACGGCGGCGACATCCTCGACTACGCCGGCGTCGACAAGGCCACCATGCCGATCCCGCCGCTGGTGGTGCTGCCGTCGACCTCGGGCACCGGCGCCGACGTCTCGCAGTTCTGCATCGTCACCGACACCACCCGCAACACCAAGATCACCATCCTGGGACGTGCACTGGTCCCCGATATCACCGTGATCGACCCGCGCCTGCTCACCACGATGCCGGAATGGCTCAATGCCGCCACCGGATTGGATGCCCTGACCCACGGTATCGAGGCGTTCGTATCCCTCGGGCACAACCAGCTCACCGACCATCACGCGCTGCGAGCGGTGGTGATGGTGACCGAGAACCTGGTCACCACCATCGAACAACCACGCGAGATGAGCGCCCGGGTGTTGATGGCGCAGGCTGCGCTGGAGGCCGGGCTCGCGTTCACCAACGCCATCCTGGGCGCCGCCCATGCGATGAGTCATCAGGTCGGCGGGCTGCTCGATCTGCCACACGGTGTCATCAATGGCGTGTTGCTGCCGCATGTGGTGCGGTTCAACGCCGAGGCAGACCCGGCTCCGTTCGCCGTCATCGCGGCCAATCTCGGCATCGCCGACACACGCGCGCCCGAGCTGGAATCCGCCCTGGCTCTTGCCGATCACCTGCAACAGCTGGCGCAGAAAGTCGGTGTGCCACGCGGGCTTGCCGATCTCGGCGTGCATGACACCGACGTACCGGTGCTGGCTCGCAACGCCATGGCCGACGCGTGCATCACCACCAACCCCCGCGCGGCCGACGAGGCGCAGCTGCAGGCACTGTTCCGGGCCGCACTGTGA
- a CDS encoding MadC family VWA domain-containing protein yields the protein MTPSEILDAVAATFGQLLRRAGVATSPAEVIEVRRVLGLLGAADRRGLRAALRATCAKYQREQRGFDRAFDALFGRPGTKDEEPVAGPGRAHTGSGLPDQLDVDEDLEVGRYAEYNERAAEVGDHFDTPDADQGFNPHKDDDDFSVTGADDQLTVSSEADGGRRGMRYTVEVDRALSSAAGDLADSVAPVVAGSLSFDDPDAILAWLDAYDPTHTYGGDAGDEPLTAEQLDQLTQAVEGFVAALARRSGLSAEPEHPETDSGAGLAADVDLACHEVLRRMRGAPRARPRERGRGRLDMRRTVRASMRTDGVPFHLMTRTPLPDRIRLLVIADVSLSVRPVTAFTLRLAQAMHRRAHRCRVMAFVDRPVDVTEILLRAGGDDALAAVLAERHLDLQASSDYGQVFEEMLRGQADALDSRTAVLIVGDGRSGGLPPGVDRLRALRRRVHRLAWVTPEPQRYWRQATCAMPDYARVCDRVVVASDAEALTAKAAELAHALS from the coding sequence GTGACTCCGTCGGAGATTCTGGACGCCGTGGCGGCGACGTTCGGGCAGCTGCTGCGCCGCGCCGGGGTGGCGACCTCGCCGGCGGAGGTCATCGAGGTGCGCCGCGTGTTGGGGCTGCTCGGCGCCGCCGACCGCCGCGGTCTGCGGGCGGCGCTGCGTGCCACCTGCGCGAAATATCAACGCGAACAACGCGGTTTCGACCGCGCCTTCGACGCCCTGTTCGGCCGGCCCGGCACGAAAGATGAGGAGCCGGTGGCGGGCCCGGGCCGTGCGCACACCGGCTCGGGCCTGCCCGACCAACTCGATGTCGACGAGGACCTCGAGGTGGGTCGGTACGCCGAGTACAACGAACGGGCCGCCGAGGTCGGCGACCACTTCGACACCCCGGATGCGGACCAGGGATTCAACCCGCACAAAGACGACGACGATTTCAGCGTGACCGGTGCCGATGACCAGCTGACAGTGTCCTCCGAGGCCGACGGTGGCCGCCGCGGCATGCGCTACACCGTCGAAGTGGATCGGGCCCTGTCCAGCGCGGCAGGCGATCTGGCCGATTCGGTGGCACCCGTGGTGGCCGGCTCGCTGAGTTTCGACGACCCGGACGCCATCCTGGCCTGGCTGGACGCCTACGACCCGACTCACACCTACGGTGGCGACGCCGGTGACGAACCGCTGACCGCCGAGCAGCTCGACCAGTTGACGCAGGCGGTCGAGGGGTTCGTCGCGGCACTGGCGCGGCGCAGCGGGCTGTCCGCCGAACCCGAGCACCCCGAAACCGATTCCGGCGCAGGACTGGCCGCCGATGTCGACCTGGCCTGCCACGAGGTGCTGCGCCGGATGCGCGGGGCACCGCGGGCGCGTCCCCGGGAGCGTGGCCGCGGCCGGCTCGATATGCGGCGCACGGTCCGGGCCAGCATGCGCACCGACGGCGTGCCCTTCCACCTCATGACCCGCACCCCGCTGCCGGACCGGATCCGGCTGCTGGTCATCGCGGACGTGTCGCTGTCGGTGCGCCCGGTCACCGCGTTCACACTGCGGCTGGCACAGGCCATGCACCGGCGGGCACACCGCTGCCGGGTGATGGCGTTCGTGGACCGCCCCGTGGACGTCACCGAGATCCTGCTGCGCGCCGGCGGCGATGACGCGCTGGCCGCGGTGCTGGCCGAACGGCACCTGGATCTGCAGGCCAGCAGCGATTACGGGCAGGTGTTCGAGGAGATGCTGCGCGGCCAGGCCGACGCCCTGGATTCCCGGACCGCGGTGCTGATCGTCGGCGACGGCCGCAGCGGCGGTCTGCCGCCCGGGGTCGACCGGCTGCGGGCGCTGCGCCGGCGGGTGCACCGGTTGGCGTGGGTGACGCCCGAGCCGCAGCGCTACTGGCGCCAGGCCACCTGCGCCATGCCGGACTACGCGCGGGTGTGCGATCGCGTGGTGGTGGCCAGCGATGCCGAGGCCCTGACGGCCAAGGCGGCGGAGCTCGCGCACGCCCTCTCCTGA
- a CDS encoding MoxR family ATPase, translating to MRADPITFATATEVADSLREQDYIADDDLATVVHLATALDRPLLLEGPAGVGKTELAKALAAASGRRLIRLQCYEGLDDNRVLYEWDYAKQLLHVQMMRDKAIEAADLYTEEFLSVRPLLESVLSEQPVVLLIDEVDRTEEAMEALLLEVLAERQVTIPEIGTFVARSVPWVVLTSNDTRELSAALKRRCLHYHLGFPTPQREREIVGVRAPDVEPGVVATVVELARTLRELPLRKSPSISEVIDGARAAALLGHGSTDTVLLSALVKFTSDRDIALRHLGDAPARAAETVVPERVTVASRPANTTTSVFRGRGGR from the coding sequence ATGCGTGCTGATCCGATAACATTCGCCACCGCAACCGAAGTCGCCGATTCGCTGCGCGAGCAGGACTACATCGCCGACGACGATCTGGCCACCGTGGTGCATCTGGCCACCGCGCTGGACCGCCCGCTACTCCTGGAAGGACCGGCGGGGGTCGGCAAGACCGAGCTGGCCAAGGCGCTCGCCGCGGCGAGCGGCCGGCGACTGATCCGGCTGCAGTGCTATGAGGGCCTCGACGACAACCGGGTGCTCTACGAATGGGACTACGCCAAACAGCTGCTGCACGTGCAGATGATGCGGGACAAGGCCATCGAGGCGGCGGACCTCTACACCGAGGAGTTCCTGTCGGTGCGGCCGCTGCTGGAATCGGTGCTCTCCGAGCAACCGGTGGTGCTGCTCATCGACGAGGTGGATCGCACCGAGGAAGCCATGGAGGCCTTGCTGCTCGAGGTGCTGGCCGAGCGTCAGGTCACCATCCCCGAGATCGGTACCTTCGTGGCGCGGTCGGTGCCCTGGGTGGTGCTGACCTCCAACGACACCCGGGAACTGTCCGCCGCTCTCAAGCGCCGGTGCCTGCACTACCACCTGGGTTTTCCCACCCCGCAGCGGGAACGGGAGATCGTCGGGGTCCGCGCGCCGGACGTCGAGCCCGGGGTGGTCGCCACGGTCGTCGAACTCGCCCGCACGCTGCGTGAACTGCCGCTGCGCAAGAGTCCGTCGATATCCGAGGTGATCGACGGTGCCAGGGCGGCCGCGCTGCTCGGCCACGGCAGCACCGACACGGTGCTGCTCTCGGCGCTGGTGAAGTTCACCAGCGACCGGGATATCGCGCTGCGTCACCTCGGTGACGCGCCCGCACGCGCAGCAGAAACCGTTGTCCCGGAACGGGTGACGGTGGCATCGCGGCCGGCCAATACCACCACCTCGGTGTTCCGCGGGCGTGGTGGGCGGTGA